A region from the Rufibacter sp. DG15C genome encodes:
- a CDS encoding RNA polymerase sigma factor, with the protein METLEYTDVNAHIVARCKEGDRKAQYELYKLYSKAMFNVSMRITNDYTEAEDVLQESFLSAFKELSTFKGDSTFGSWLKRIVINKSITKVRSRRLQVVPMEDYMEVADDGPDMDEEEMQYKVESIRRAIQKLPDGYRVVLSLYLLEGYDHGEIADILSISEATSKSQYSRARKKLLGLMEEEAFLA; encoded by the coding sequence TTGGAGACGCTGGAATACACAGACGTAAACGCGCACATAGTGGCCCGCTGCAAAGAGGGCGACCGCAAAGCGCAATATGAGCTCTACAAGCTCTACAGCAAAGCCATGTTCAACGTGAGCATGCGCATCACCAATGACTACACAGAGGCAGAAGATGTCCTGCAGGAGTCGTTTCTGAGCGCGTTCAAAGAGTTGAGCACCTTTAAGGGGGACTCTACTTTTGGCAGTTGGCTCAAGCGCATAGTCATCAACAAGTCCATTACCAAAGTGCGCAGCCGGCGCCTGCAGGTAGTGCCCATGGAAGATTACATGGAGGTGGCAGATGACGGGCCAGACATGGACGAGGAAGAGATGCAGTACAAGGTGGAGAGCATTCGGCGCGCCATCCAGAAACTGCCAGACGGTTACCGCGTGGTGCTGTCCCTGTACCTGCTGGAGGGATACGACCACGGCGAGATTGCCGACATCCTGAGCATCAGTGAGGCTACTTCTAAGTCACAATACAGCCGGGCCCGCAAGAAACTGTTGGGCCTCATGGAAGAAGAGGCGTTTTTAGCCTGA
- a CDS encoding anti-sigma factor, translating to MKDRLEDFVKAHRDEFDSFAPRPDLWQEIAADLEPGQTTMHVEPTAGKEASILSMNWNVAWRYAAAVAMLVSVFLTAWYYGANSAQAPQLAATQPASLEKIAPELKQIETQFVSIIEQKESQLQEYDLKALGMEKEWEQEAKALDASYNQLKQELYTTPNKAELIQAMSDNLKMRIAILNRQLAILENIQTVKKQSTDETTTIY from the coding sequence ATGAAAGATAGATTAGAAGATTTCGTAAAAGCCCACCGCGATGAGTTTGACTCCTTCGCACCGCGCCCAGACCTGTGGCAGGAGATTGCCGCCGACCTGGAGCCTGGGCAGACCACCATGCACGTAGAACCCACCGCCGGCAAAGAAGCCTCCATCCTGTCCATGAACTGGAACGTGGCCTGGCGCTACGCCGCCGCCGTGGCCATGTTAGTATCTGTGTTTTTAACGGCCTGGTACTACGGTGCCAACTCGGCGCAGGCACCTCAGCTGGCCGCCACGCAACCCGCCAGCCTTGAGAAGATTGCCCCGGAGCTGAAGCAGATTGAAACCCAGTTTGTGAGCATCATTGAGCAGAAAGAGTCCCAGTTGCAAGAATATGATTTGAAAGCGCTGGGCATGGAGAAAGAATGGGAGCAGGAAGCCAAAGCCCTAGACGCCTCTTACAACCAGTTAAAGCAGGAATTATACACCACCCCCAATAAGGCCGAACTGATCCAGGCCATGAGTGACAACCTAAAAATGCGCATTGCCATCTTAAACAGACAGCTGGCCATTTTAGAGAACATACAGACCGTTAAAAAACAAAGTACAGATGAAACCACTACTATCTACTAA
- a CDS encoding RidA family protein: protein MTTSSSDPIHSNSAPEPVGLYPHARRVGNLLFLSGVGPRQKGQKQIPGVLLDAHGQIADYDIAVQCRAVFQNVRTILEEAGSSWDNLVDVTVFLTNMKEDFQTYNKVYAEYFKDNQPCRTTVEVNALPTPIAIELKCIATI from the coding sequence ATGACTACTTCTTCTTCAGACCCTATTCATTCTAATAGCGCCCCAGAACCTGTGGGCCTGTACCCGCACGCCCGCCGCGTAGGCAACCTGCTGTTCCTTTCTGGGGTAGGCCCACGGCAGAAGGGGCAGAAGCAGATACCCGGGGTGTTGTTGGACGCCCACGGCCAGATAGCCGACTATGACATTGCCGTGCAGTGCCGCGCCGTTTTCCAAAACGTGCGCACCATTCTGGAGGAGGCCGGCTCTTCCTGGGATAACCTGGTGGACGTCACCGTTTTCCTGACCAACATGAAAGAGGACTTCCAGACCTACAACAAGGTGTACGCCGAGTATTTCAAAGACAACCAGCCTTGCCGCACTACGGTAGAGGTAAACGCCCTGCCCACGCCCATTGCTATAGAACTGAAATGCATCGCCACTATTTAA
- a CDS encoding SDR family oxidoreductase has product MTTSASSQRLNGQVALVTGASSGIGQGIAIKMAQEGARVVINYYSDEEGAKNTQQAIEKAGGKCLLVKADVSKEAEVEEMFAKAKKEFGTIDILVNNAGIQEDADFLEITLEQWEKVINTNLTGPFLCARAAAREFVKRGVKKKTSAAAGKIIFISSVHDIIPWGGRVNYTTSKGGVMMMMKTLAQELAPQKIRVNSISPGAIKTDINKDEWKTKEGREQMLSQIPYGRIGEPDDIARVAAWLASDEADYVTGATLYVDGGMTLYPSFAE; this is encoded by the coding sequence ATGACTACTTCTGCATCTTCTCAACGATTAAATGGCCAGGTGGCCTTGGTAACCGGCGCCAGCTCAGGAATTGGTCAGGGCATAGCCATCAAAATGGCCCAGGAAGGAGCGCGTGTGGTAATCAATTACTACTCTGATGAGGAAGGTGCCAAAAACACCCAACAGGCCATTGAAAAAGCGGGAGGCAAGTGCTTGCTGGTCAAGGCAGACGTGTCAAAAGAAGCAGAGGTAGAAGAGATGTTTGCCAAGGCGAAGAAGGAGTTCGGGACCATTGACATTCTGGTGAACAATGCGGGCATTCAAGAGGACGCCGATTTTCTGGAGATTACCCTGGAGCAATGGGAGAAGGTCATCAACACCAACCTGACGGGGCCTTTCTTGTGTGCCCGGGCAGCGGCCAGAGAGTTTGTGAAAAGAGGCGTCAAGAAAAAGACCTCTGCGGCGGCGGGCAAGATCATCTTCATCAGCTCGGTGCATGACATCATTCCCTGGGGCGGACGGGTGAACTACACCACCTCCAAAGGCGGCGTCATGATGATGATGAAAACCCTGGCGCAGGAACTGGCACCTCAGAAGATACGGGTGAACAGCATTTCGCCGGGGGCCATTAAAACAGATATTAACAAGGACGAGTGGAAGACCAAGGAAGGCCGGGAGCAAATGTTGTCGCAGATACCGTATGGCAGAATTGGAGAGCCCGACGATATTGCCAGAGTGGCGGCGTGGCTTGCCTCTGATGAGGCGGATTATGTGACAGGGGCTACTTTGTACGTAGACGGTGGCATGACCCTGTACCCCTCTTTCGCGGAGTAA
- a CDS encoding esterase family protein: MKSLLLSLLLLLSFTGYGQQGALKESLKVKSKLLDQSVEYSIYLPADYSQSNRRYPVLYLLHGYTDDETGWSQFGEAHLIADRLVQAGQIPPMIIVMPDAGVTWYVNSQDGKTRYEDFFIQEFIPHIDKEYRTRATKEFRAVAGLSMGGYGSMIYALKHPEMFAAAAPLSAAVRTDAEILATPDKDYTGIFGNIYGPDLKGQERLSGHWYKNSVLQLIQTQPADKLKQVRYYIDCGDDDFLIKGNMALHAALLDKQVPHEFRVRDGGHTWTYWRTALPAVLKFVGKSFHR; the protein is encoded by the coding sequence ATGAAATCACTTCTCCTCTCCCTGTTGCTTTTGCTGTCTTTTACTGGCTACGGCCAGCAAGGCGCCCTCAAAGAAAGCCTGAAAGTAAAGAGCAAGCTCTTGGACCAGTCCGTGGAATACTCCATCTATTTACCGGCAGACTACAGCCAGTCCAACCGCCGGTACCCGGTGTTATACCTGTTGCACGGCTACACCGATGATGAAACCGGCTGGAGTCAGTTTGGCGAGGCGCATCTGATTGCCGATAGATTAGTGCAGGCCGGTCAGATTCCTCCTATGATCATTGTGATGCCTGACGCGGGCGTGACCTGGTATGTGAACAGCCAGGACGGCAAGACCAGGTATGAGGACTTTTTCATTCAGGAGTTCATCCCGCACATAGACAAAGAATACCGTACCCGCGCCACCAAAGAGTTTAGGGCGGTGGCCGGCCTTTCCATGGGCGGTTACGGGTCCATGATTTACGCGCTTAAACACCCAGAGATGTTCGCGGCAGCGGCTCCGTTGAGCGCCGCCGTCAGGACCGATGCTGAGATCTTAGCCACGCCAGACAAGGACTATACCGGTATCTTCGGGAATATCTACGGCCCAGATTTGAAAGGACAGGAGCGCCTGAGCGGGCACTGGTACAAGAACTCTGTGTTGCAATTGATTCAAACCCAGCCGGCAGACAAGCTCAAGCAGGTGCGTTACTACATTGACTGTGGCGACGATGATTTCCTGATCAAGGGCAACATGGCCTTGCACGCCGCCTTGCTGGACAAGCAGGTGCCGCATGAGTTTAGAGTGCGGGACGGTGGCCACACCTGGACCTATTGGCGCACGGCGCTGCCCGCCGTCCTCAAGTTTGTAGGCAAGAGTTTCCATAGGTAG
- a CDS encoding NAD(P)/FAD-dependent oxidoreductase, producing MLQLNELTLNIPDTTKPRVVVVGGGFGGVNLIKNLPSKEFQVVLFDRQNYHGFWPLLYQVATAGLEADAIAEPLRKMFDEDYEDFHFRQVKVTGINPESKTVTTLVGDLSYDYLVIATGTKSNYFGNDQIKEYSFPLKQIPDALNLRSQLLQSFEQANMIVNPEVRQSLLNIVIVGGGPTGVELAGSLAEMRRHVLPNDYPGMDFSKMNIYLVEGLDRVLPPMSPESSATTLKYLQEVGINVKLNTLVESYDGKTVVFKGGEQIQTQTLIWAAGVSGAQVKGLPPEASERGRYLVNPYNQIIGYNDIFALGDVAAMKTEKWPKGHPGVAQPAIQQGKHLAKNLRKIMRQEPLEPFEYFDKGSLAIIGRNKAVADLPKNMHLTGFMAWMAWLFVHIYYLIGFRNKLVVLANWVYKFFTYENGTRLIIRPFIRKEDIAGQEFVRKQTDLD from the coding sequence ATGCTTCAGTTAAATGAGCTTACGTTAAATATCCCAGATACCACCAAGCCCCGCGTCGTAGTTGTTGGCGGCGGTTTTGGCGGGGTGAACCTTATCAAAAACTTACCTAGCAAAGAGTTTCAGGTGGTGCTGTTTGACCGCCAGAACTACCATGGCTTTTGGCCCTTACTCTATCAGGTGGCCACCGCCGGTTTGGAGGCAGATGCCATTGCCGAGCCGCTGCGCAAGATGTTTGATGAGGACTATGAAGACTTCCACTTTAGGCAGGTGAAGGTGACGGGCATCAACCCCGAAAGCAAAACTGTGACCACGCTGGTAGGCGACCTGTCCTATGATTACCTGGTCATTGCCACCGGTACCAAGTCCAACTACTTCGGGAATGACCAGATTAAGGAATACTCCTTCCCTTTGAAGCAGATTCCTGACGCGTTGAACCTACGCAGCCAGCTCTTGCAGTCCTTTGAACAGGCCAACATGATTGTGAACCCAGAGGTGCGCCAAAGCCTTCTAAACATAGTGATTGTGGGCGGAGGACCCACCGGGGTGGAGTTGGCTGGCTCTTTAGCTGAGATGCGCCGCCACGTGCTGCCCAATGACTACCCAGGCATGGACTTCAGCAAGATGAACATCTACCTGGTAGAAGGTCTTGACCGCGTGCTGCCGCCCATGTCTCCAGAGTCTAGTGCTACCACTTTAAAGTATTTGCAGGAGGTAGGCATCAATGTGAAGTTGAATACGCTGGTGGAGTCCTATGACGGCAAAACGGTGGTCTTTAAAGGCGGGGAGCAGATACAGACGCAAACCTTGATCTGGGCCGCCGGGGTTTCTGGCGCGCAAGTGAAAGGCCTGCCACCTGAGGCTAGTGAACGTGGCCGCTACCTGGTCAACCCGTACAACCAGATAATAGGTTACAATGACATCTTCGCGCTTGGTGATGTAGCTGCCATGAAAACAGAGAAATGGCCAAAGGGGCACCCGGGCGTGGCGCAACCAGCCATTCAGCAGGGCAAACACCTGGCCAAGAACCTGCGCAAAATCATGCGCCAAGAGCCTTTGGAGCCGTTTGAATACTTTGACAAAGGCTCTCTGGCCATCATTGGCCGCAACAAAGCCGTAGCCGACTTACCCAAGAACATGCACCTGACTGGCTTCATGGCTTGGATGGCGTGGCTTTTCGTGCACATCTATTACCTCATCGGGTTTAGGAACAAGCTAGTGGTATTGGCCAACTGGGTGTATAAGTTTTTTACCTATGAGAATGGTACGCGCTTAATCATCCGTCCTTTCATCC